The sequence TTCCTCACCTTCTAGCTGAGATCCACAGAAATGGAGTGGCTAGGAACAGAAGAAGGACAGTAGTGTGACGCTTAATCCAGAACTCCTTTCATGGCAGGAAGTTGCCTCTAAGGAAAATGACacacaggctgggctgggctgggagatgACCAAGCAGAGCAAGTGGGATATTTCTTGACGTTTTATCCCTTTGGCTGAATGTGTTCAcacatgaaataaagaaaataatttttgtgacaacatggatggatcttgagattataatgacaagtgaaataagtcagacagaaaaagtagagaaccatgtgatttcactgtatgtggtatgtaaaccaaaaacaacaaaagaacaagagaagcaaatgagaaacaaaaactcatagacacagacaatagtttggtggttaccagagggtgaggggggtgggaggtgacagatgagagtaagggggatcaaatatatggtgatggaaggagaactgactctgggtggtgaacacacaatgggatttatagaggacgtaagacagaattgtatacctgaaatttatgtaactttactaacaattgtcaccccaataaactttaattaaaaaaaagaaaataattaaatgtcttATTCTCAAGTACTACAAAGCTTCAAACTGAGCTATGGGAATCATGGGTATGTTTTACAGGGGAGAGTTATGAttcattcaaataattatttcaatgcGATGCTTTATTTTGACTGGAGATGCCGCTGTAATATTTCCAGTCTGACTTTCACTTTCAATTGTGTTGTTATTCATGGATCACAGGCAGAGGAAAACAAGTTGTTACTCCTGAAGCATCTCTAGGAAATTCTCCTGGGCAATTAAGCAAACATATCCTCCCTCATGAATTGCTGCAAAGCCACAATACTTAGGAAATGGATTAGATGAACacgagaaaagaaaaagatggacagtataggtgcctgaccactgcagtgtacacctgaagctaaagctgaataataatgtcaactataatttaatatatatatatatagtcacaggatatagagtacagtataaggaatagagtcagtggaactatacagctatatacgatgtcagagggtgTCATGCAGTGACTCTGGTCCTGCtacctgcacaagaatgcaggatatggtgagtaCAAAAAGGGACagcaacggagccatagatagggaagtcataccattATGTTCTCGCTGGCGAGAACAATAGTAAAAGGAAAAGCAattccttttattattgttgtaCCTTTTATGTAtagctggtggctgggttggagacaccgGAAGCAGTAGCCACACAATCGGCAATCTGCTGTCCCcctctctgccaacaaaccaacccctcCTAACCGCAGTCCCttcctgctagctcagccacggcagttatatcagtggccaatggctaactggttacagctgatggccaactagtcacagctgacggccaactactacccgagccagcccctttccacgtgaggccaagagcctggaaactgctctctgggactctgtccccacagaaggggtagtagattgggggagagctTATCTTGCAGCTCAGTAAGACCATATCAACCCTGGCCCGGCTTGCATGTCACAGAATTCTTTCCTCCTATATTCTCtctcatttcagtttttccaagTGCAAATAACGCAGACCGAAGACACCCGAGACCCGGACACTGCATTCAGCACCTTGTTCCTTGGCATTCTCCTTCTGTTCCATGGACACAAATGCAGAAAAGTGGGCCTGATCGTAAGCGAGCACCAGAGGGGAGCGGTGACACTGGCTGGCTGGGACCTCCAAGGGCAGATAGATTCCGCCAAAGGGAATAGGGGCGAACGCTGCGGGAAACCACAAAGATGATTGATTATTAAGGCTCTGTTCTTGCCTAGTGGGCAATCCCTCTACCCCACTCTGCCAACTGAACCCCCCTTTCATTCCAAGTCCTGCTTAATAATTCTTTCCTAAGAAGCCTCATCAGTGAACCCCAACTGCTTTACTCCTGAAAATCTCCTGCCAATTCTGTATTGTCCTGATCTACACCGTTCTCCCGGAGGGTCCGCATATCCCGGGGTTCCTGTGCCCCTGCCAGTTCTTAGCCCACGGCTCCGCAAACGGGGCACTCGGCACGGGCTGCGGACTGACTCACCTTCTCCCCCCGAGTCCCTCAGCATGGTGTCTGCCACCACCACAATGGGCCTCCTGAGCACGTGGGCAAGGACGAAGACGTGGAATTCTTCTAGACTCTCATAGACAGGCTCCTCTGAACTCTCCACCCTGGAGTTGCAGGAGGCGAGAAGAgtagaagggagagggaagaaaacaaaacaagagaccCCCTGAAGACCAGTTCTAcgaagaggaaaaagagggatGTCCTTCCCTGGTTTTCTCATCCTAAGGCTGCCATGGACATAGCTCATTAGTTTACGCTACCAGggctgtttcttcttccatttcaGAGCTGGGGAAGTCCAAGAAAAGAGACCAGAAGGCTCTAGGGTCAAGGCAGGGTTAGGAATCTGGAGGGTTAGGAATCTCTTAACACCCGTCCTGTTCAACCAGCTTCCCCAGTTCTCTGCATCAGTACACAACTGGGTAACCTCACCCTGCTGCCTTCACCCACCACACCCACCCACACGTCACACTCCTCCTGGccttccaaaaacaaaagaaacaaaatgtcctCCTCTGCTGTTCCCTTGCCATCTACCTAGTAGTCTACTCAGAAATGTTGAGAAACATttactgttctttctctctcactccacTTCATCGCCTGGCTTCGCCAGTTCCGTCTCGGCGTCTCCTAGGTCTCTTGGTCCTGCTTCCCCCGGCTTATCTGCAACCCACCACTGTTGTCCACACGCACGGCCCTCTCTTTCCTAGTCTCTACAATTGCCTCTAGTCTCCTTCCCTCCACTTCCCCATCCATTCTGCTGTCAGCATGTTCAAATACTCGAATTTGCTCCGGTCACTCGCATACACTCCAGTGGCCTTCCGCTCCCTGTAAAGCAATGTTATTCAACACAGGATGCTTGCTATGAACGCAGATTTCTGGGGCTTACCTCAGTCCAACTCAAGGATGGAGGTCCAGAAATTGCACTTTAAACAATCCTCCCAGATTATTCTTATGCACAATAAAGTTGGAATTGCTTATAGTTTCTAAGTTTCTATtacacaaaatttcaaaattttaaacatattcaaaACTAGAAAGACTATTATACTAAGCTGTCATGTATCCATCACCAAGCCTCGACAGTGATACTTGATCAATTTGGTTCACCTAGACCTTGATCTACTTCCCTGTCAGCCCCCACACCTACCCAACCCCCCTgattattttgaggggggttatcactttgtgaggggtataaatgtctaactgttattgttttgtacacctaataataaaaaataaaaaacagctgGCCTTTTAGATATCTtataaggaataataaaaaactaataataaaaaataaaaaacagctgGCCTTTTAGATGTCTTATAAGGAATGTGTCCTCTCTCTATTGTTACTTCATTCTGGGGTTCACAGATTTATGTGGGCCTTGTGAAGGGGGTTGCAGAAGTGAGTTCTCATATCttatgcagggtctcagctcccgctcccctcataagaacgcagaatatggggaggccaaaaaggaataccaatAGGAGCCATGGATGTGGTGTtgataccactatagtctcgctggcggctgggttggagacacaggaagcaggagccacacgatgcgcaatccgccgtctgcttctctgccaatcaaccaaccccACATGTTacctgcaatccatgcttgctagcttagccacaggagttatatcagtggctaatggctaactggtaacaactgatggccaactagtcacagtcgatggccatctactacccgaggcagcacctttccacatgaggccgagagcctggaaactgctctctgggactctgtccccacaacggCATTGTGTCTGTGAGCAGCAattccttttattattgtttcttttgttactGACATATCTCTCGGCCTATACTCGCTATTATTATACACTTCTTCAACAATACTTATTTGAACCCTCTCTAGGCTGTCTAGTTCAGCTGCCATTCATATCCTTTTGATTAGTAGAATTAGTGttgatcaaaattaaattttatacaatATCCCTCTCTGgcattcttttgtctttttaaactataagactgggtcactAAGCAAGCCTCCTAGCCACTCCCAAGATTCTAGAACTCTTCATGACTGCAGAGAAAGAGGTAACATAAGAATACCAAAGTCAAGAGCCTTTAGAGTCAATTCAATACAAgcctttctaattctttttctagttttagtTCCTCAGTGTGGCAAGTACTGGCTAATCACCCACTGGAGCCCTGTTTTCCTCCTCCTGGGTACACAGTTGGGTcacattccattttatttgtgtCATGGCTGATGTTCCATTTCCTACTTAGCCTTGGCCATGCCACTGAGTTCTGGCCAGAGGCGTGTGATTGAAGGTATGTGGTCACTTCCATCCTTAGTCCACGAAAATCTCTTACTCATGATCCCTTCATTCATTTCCCCTCTCCTGGCTGCTGTGTGCAGATGGGTGTGACAATCTTGGAATCCTCATGATAAAACTGATGGTCTTCAGATAGAAAGCGTATGGCTTTCTGAATGATGGCCTGAAGGAGAGACAGTCGTTAATcagaaacattcttttaaaacttaagtagaaaataaagtatatagatatagatatagataaaacCCCACTAATATTTGGTGATTTATATATTACAGTGGCTATAGCTATCTTATTAACACCAAGACACACACTCCTGCAATAAATTCCAGCCCTAATAACTTGGTCGCTGCCTTGCCCCTGTTTACTGGCCCTAAATCTCAATTGCTCTGGAGGGCCCTGCCTTTTCTCTCAGTCCTTCCCCAAACCGAGCTCTGCTCTGGAAACCAGATCCATGTAACAGGCATTGGATAGACCTTCTAGAGTGAGGAACAGACTGACTTCGGCGCTCTCTGTTAAGTCATagttaggccaggagcagaaaccttatattaaaagccatcttgtcttgatcctgtcttgctttatctcctagggacCTGTGATCACTTGGCCTGGGCGTTCCGGATGCCGACCTGGGGCTAgagtgtggagctggagggcttggtcatgccctgaaaccctttgccaacaaaaaccccctgaagcatcgTTTACCctctcctataaaactccatacccctctttgcccggggaggttatggtcttttctagcctaacctcccacagctcaaacatgccaaataaattctaatagaccgaTTTTGGTCTCCCATGACTCATTCCTCCAGCAGTGCCTAGCACTCTCTTCTTACTGGAACACAGGTCCAGGAACGCCATCTGCTCTTCCAGGGTTCTAGTCTGGAATCCTTTGAGCACATGCCTGGCTCTAGAGAGTGTCACAGCATCCCCAACTCGTTATTACCATCTCTTTGTGGTCATataagcattttacatttttaaggtttTCCTGCTATGGAAGAAATGGATTCTATGTtgtgctttaaaattaaattggcaGAATTATTTAGTTAGACTGAAAAATAACACATACAAGGAAGAAAGTTTctcatatagttttaaaaatggaaaaagaattacAATCTTGTAAACTCattgaataaattatgatatgtGAGATGAAATCAGAATCAGCAGTTATTATCATAAGATTGGTCAGGAGATTTCCGCTTCCTACGACAAGCAATTACAAATTCAggtaaacaaatatatttctctttaataaaCATCCTCATAAAATTTCCTATAACAAACATTCCTGTTTTCCACATTACAGGTTGTGACTAACTCTCCCACGTTCAGTGTACCCAGGTCTCTGGAATGGGCGTCCTTGTTAGTCCTGAAGCAGGGCCTGGTTGGGACGAACCCTGCAATAGAGGCTTTGCAAAGCCccagcctcacctttccttgacctatagTTTAAGGAAAGATCATCCTCCTGCAGCTTGAGCtgggaatgtcccctgtcccacccagtttggtttccttttttagaaaattaccctgaaactatTTAGGTTTATTAATCGCAATCTCtctggtctagcattctttctaGGCTACTGTCACACAGGGTGTCATACAGAGTCTCTggccccactccccacataagaatgcaggatgtggctaggccaaaaaggaacagccacggagccataggaaggggagtcacaccactctattctcgctggtggctgggttggaaaaacaggaagcaggagccacactatccgcaatccacactcagCCGCTTaatagctcagccaccatcttcttgctagcccccattttctgctagcgtagccacggcagttatattagtggccactggttacagctgacagccaactagctatagctgatggccatccaatctcagttgatggccatttactacctgagccagtacctttccatgtgaggctgagagcctggaaactgcactcctggctctgtccccatagctACTCctatcattgttcctgggttacTGATGCCACTGGAGaaaaggctccatgcagaccccctgAACAATCATAGCCtgtggaggaatgcccagattttcccttaaataccccaagcCTGTCTGAAAATGTTAAGGCAGTGTTTGAAGGTCTTCTCAGACCcctggtgctctgataataaatgctcCTTCTATAACCCAACTCCTGTATCAGTTTATTGGCTGAGCGGCGCAGGCAGCACAAGCCCTGGACTCAGTTGCCCTCCGGTTTCAGTCTCTCCTATGTTGAATCTAGACTGTCCCCACATACTCTGTAGAATGCAGCAGAAATGATGCTTTATGACTTCCAAACCTATGTCAGAAGAAGCCTTACTGTATCAGCCTGGCTTTCTTAAaactgtggatggaaaaggggccacatattaaacctgacaagctcaggagactgaaaataaccacacaaAATGGCGTGAGCATATTTTATAAGTaagtgggccatggcaggaagtcataTCTTCAGCcaaaagcttccttcataaagttaatctctGCTTAAACATCcatggaatgtcagtaatccatttttctggaccagagcaggaaattacagaatccctcattattattcttgtcccttgattaacatctctatgtgaaTTATTAACTaccctgtacccacctatgtgaaagaagtacctgtctctccaatttacttttatccaatcccagagatttcttctgctttgctttctcccactcccttaatCTGTCACCAGTGGgtttcatgtaatcttcctcctttgattctatgtataaactGTCATTTCGCGGAGCATGTTCTCAatctttgagattttgcttcctggcaattgtcagtttggctcaaatgaactcttacaaactttctcttaggctggatgtttttcgtcAACAGAACACATATACTGGGAGAAGCCAAGCACCAAGGGAAGTCTAACTACCATGAAACCCCCACTTCCTCTTATGTGAGGAAGCCCTCACAGGCTGTGTAGAAGGAGCTCATGGAGAAAGAGAAGTGACCTTGCCATTTCTGCTGAGGTACCAGACTTCTGAGTCATTTTACATGTCCAGCCCTAGCCACCCTCTAACTACAACCATATGAGAAATGCTAGGCAAGACCTGCCCCACTGAGCCAAGTCAATGCAAAGAATCGTCACagataataataaatcattttaagccactgagtttcttttttttaaaattaaaatttatttttattgggggaacagtgtgtttctccatggcccatcaactccaagtcattgttcttcaatctagttgtggagggtgcagctcagctttgagtccagtagccattttcaatcttcagttgcagggcgtgaaccggcaaccttgtggagagctcccgctctaaccaactgagccacggGGCTGctcctctggcagctcagcggcagctcattgtcttcaatgtagctgtggagggtgcagctcactggcccatgtgggaattgaaccggcaaccctgttgttcagagctcacgctctaaccaactgagccatccggccgcccccaagccactgagttttgaggTCTTTTGTTACACAGAAGTGGATAACAGgccaacaatttttttaaaataccaaaggaaaCTTACAAATATAGACAAGTTCTTTGTTATTCAGCAAATGttggtgggattttttttcccccgtcTCTATAGGAATTCTGAATAAATAGGGGGAAAAAGCAGCAAATAGAGTCCAGTATATCATTATTAATAAAGGCAAAGGTGGAAGTTGCATGGGAGCCAGATGAATTTCATGATACTTAACAGCTAAATACTCAGAATTATCTACCTTGTCACAGGCAACCATCTCCACCTGGGGGGGACTGCCTGAGTATGTTTCATggcacagaaaacagaagagaaccTGTAGGAAGATTTGCTTTCAAGAGGAATGAAGAGCAATTTGTACTTCCCAAGTCACCATTCAGATAAGTCAATAACCTCATCCAATTCACTCCTTCCATATGGAGGGGCAACTAGGAGGGAGGAAAAGTTTCTCTAACAGTAAACAGATTTGACAAAAACTGGCCATGAATAAGAATCGCTGTAACTGAAATTTTTGACATAAAAGGATGTAAGTATTTTCTCATTGTCACCATTTTCTTAAGTAGCATAATGGCTACTTCAGTGCTTTGCACTCTCAAAGTCACTTGTGACAATTTCTTCACTTAAATTTTCTAATGAATTACCTTTAACACGTGTGCCtatggttttatttataattttatctagTGCCATACCCAAGATCTGGgactcataatttttatttcttcattgctcATTACCAAGTGCAAACAGGGTatacaaaatgcaaataaacGATAAGCAACAAAGGCTTGTGAATATTCCAAGGTTCTTGCCATCTTCGATCAGTTTTATAACTTCAGTGCACATAATCTCCATATCATAAACACAACTTTTCAAGAAATTCAAGGGGCTGGGGAAAATGGGAGAATCTAAGGTTCTATATAGGCTATAATAGAGAATGTACCTTTGTGGTGCCATAAGTGAGtggaaaataagatataaaaacaattttgcttGGAAAATAGGTTTTCCTAGGGCTACCGAGAATGTAAAATTTAACTAGGTGGCCATTAGAACTGCACGAATAGAAATGATTTACttaagtattttaagaaattgagacTTGGGGTATAGTTATTCCTTAGGTtgtaaggttttaaaaaaattatatgaaaatcagAAGTGTGTGCCCATTAACCATTTATCCAAATGCAAATTATACATTACCTAACAGTAAGTACACATTGTCTTTGTGGAGGAAGAAAGATAAGAATGATAAGAGGTATTACAAGGACATCTGTaacctgtgtcatgcagggacccCGCACaagaacgtaggacatggtgaggccaaaaaggaacaccggAGGAGCCACAGAtagtggagtcataccactagattctcgctggcggccggattggagacacaggaatcagGAACCACAATGTGCCATAtgcctctctgccaaccaaccaactaacacCGTAGcgtagccaccgcagttatattagtgactcatggctaactggttacagctgatggccaactagtcctagctgatggccatctactacccgagccagcacctttccacgtgaagctaagagcctggaaactgctctctgggactctgactGTCCACACAGCCTGTGAAGATAGAAAAGGgcaatttccattttacatatgccCATGATTAAGATGCACTTAAAGGAAAGGTGCTGCCTTTGCTCTTGAACCTTTCATATGGCTATTTCACCCTTGATTTTCATCAGTATTACAAATTTGATCAGTTCTTTAACAAGCAAATCTCTTTCAAACTGTAGCTTTATTTAACACACTGTAGGTTTATTTAACTTCCCATAGCTGTATTGTACTCAACAATATACTTATATTTCATCATATAAATGACTGCTCTGATAGTTCTCTTACTCCCTCATGGCCAACAGGAAATGTAACATTACCGACATGGTTTGTAGTTAGAAAGGATAGTTAAGGACCAACTACTTACAGCTTGAGTATTGTTTTACTGCTCCCAGACCAAGTATAAAAACTGAGCAGTGAGAGCGTCTTCAGgagtatttaaaagaaagaaatgaaagagagagagagagagagagagagagagagagagagagagagagagagagagaggggggaaggaaggaaggaaggaaagaaggaaagaagggaatgaaggaaggaaggaaggaaggtaggaaggaaggaaggaaggaaggaaggaaggaaggaaggaaggaaagaaggaaggaaggaacgaaggaaggaaggaacgaaggaaggaaggaaagaaggaaggaaggaaggaaagagagagagagagagagagagagagagagagagagagagagagagaaagaaaaaggactgaGCCGTGATGTCTGAATAGCATAGGGATCTGGGAACAGTGATGAGGATGACCTTAGAGACCTTGGGACCACTGTGGACCAGATAATATGACAATAAATATCTTAGAAGTGGTGAGATGGACAAATCAAACTATCGCCATATGTAGACGCTAGATAACACTAACCGTCTTTAAGCAGTGAATCCTGGAGGAGATACAGAGTTACAGTGAAGACTCCATGGATTGGCATGTGTACTAAACGTTGTCTGTATGCCTAAATAATTGGAATTAGTCATACATGCATTTACATTCCAAAAAACGTAGAGCTTACTtggattaataaatacatttatgctttttaacatcttttaaaatttacaataccTTTTACACGAGTATTATGCTTTTTCTCAATCAAGGAATCCTAAAATCTAGCTGTTACAAACGAAAATCTGTGGAACTGTTTAATGTGAGGCAGGAAAAAGAGTCTCCATACTCAAAAgtatccatatttttttcttcctgactttTAGTACACTGCTCACCCCAAACACTTTTATATCCACAGAACAGGTTAACACTCTATGCAACACAAGCATATTTTTCTTGAGAGAGAATGGTGACTGAAGGAGAGCACCATTAAGCTGGAAATGAAgccctaagggggaaaaaaaagttctcaatTCCAGGACCGATCTGTGTGATTTCACTTGAGTCTGCAGAAAGTAGGTGTGTCTGTTTGGGACAACctataaacaggaaaaaaaaaaaaatgcattgagaCTTCCAAGAGACCCTCAAGGAGTGATTATTTCTCTTGGCTGAATATTAGAATTACTCAGGGAGTTTTTAAAACTGTGGATACTCACGCTGTACAGTAGGTCAATTAAATCAGAAGCTGGGGGTTGAATGGGGATGGGGGTGGTTAAGGGTGGAAACCAGGCCTCAGTCGTTTGGACAGCTTCCAAGGGATTTCAGTGTGTTCCCAAGGCTGGATGTAGTTGGCTGCTCTGAGGTCTCAGAGATTGGGGAGCCATTACCTTACGTGGTGCCTGATAAGCTCCTCAAAGGGAAAACAAGCTTAAAGATTTCACATCTTGCAGCCTGTTAATCATCTAATCTCTCAAGAGACAAGATAACAGGATTTGTTGATTTGGCAAGAGGAGTTGTTAGGGCCTCTGAGGAAATAGGCACATCTCACTGTGTTTCCATAGTCACTTTGCCTAGGCTCGACTCCAAACACGCTCCCACTATTTTAACTCCCATCAGGGGTGGTGTGCCAGAGCCTCATCGAAATCTGCTTCTTTATGGAATATGGTGTTATTTTTAAGTCGTCCATAACTGCCTTACTGACCCACCACATGACCATAGTATGAAATTACCTCATTGCCTGTATCGGTGCgtgttgtttttctcctattttcgGGAATTATTTCATTGGTATACAATCCAGTTGCCGAGAAAAAGTTTCCATGTGGTAGACTCTTGATATCAATAAATCTTTAATGAGTGCTCAGTGTCTGCAAGGCACGCATGTGTGTACGTGGTAAAAACTTGAATTACGATGACATGACTCTTCTTCTTAAGTGGGTTACACTGTCATGGGGGAGACCAAAG comes from Rhinolophus ferrumequinum isolate MPI-CBG mRhiFer1 chromosome 18, mRhiFer1_v1.p, whole genome shotgun sequence and encodes:
- the LOC117038413 gene encoding OTU domain-containing protein 7B-like, with amino-acid sequence MRKPGKDIPLFPLRRTGLQGVSCFVFFPLPSTLLASCNSRVESSEEPVYESLEEFHVFVLAHVLRRPIVVVADTMLRDSGGEAFAPIPFGGIYLPLEVPASQCHRSPLVLAYDQAHFSAFVSMEQKENAKEQGAECSVRVSGVFGLRYLHLEKLK